The genome window TTTAAAGCGActtaaaatttaattgaatagaatagaagtGTTCACTGTAACATCATTCTAccacaaaataattatttcatgtttcatgGGACAATTTTATCAATTAATTTATGTGAAAAAATACTGAATTAATTTGAAAAATCTGACTAGATTTCAGCAAACTGTTCATCATTAACATTCATACAGATGTATGATTACATTACAGTGTTAAGTGCCCGGGTAGAGCCAGGGTTTTCTTCCCCTTCTTTATTTCCCTCACCGACACACTCTATAGGTTGATTGGTGTGATTGACAACCACCTGTGTCTGGCAATGCTGCCTGTGGACTGGCCAATCAGCAGCCAGGACACAGCCTggactctccctccctcaggtCCTTCCTGTAGCTGGAGACATGTTGAGGATGTTGTGGTACAAGGGTATGGAATAGATTGGGGATCccttaacatacacacatgttaATATCCCAAGTTAATGGGTTGTGCCACCCcctgtattgtttttattatgtattgtattgttttgtagaGGAGTAACTGAGggatttttggtttgtttatttcatggtTAGTGAGAGAGTTCATTTGGTTCCCTTGGTCCTACCCTCATCCTCCTTTTGGAAACATTTGAATCTCTTGCACTTGAACCCCTGCCATCTCACCCCTAGGAGATGTAACACAGTCTATAATAAACAAATTTGTGgaactacattaaaaaacaacatgtacCTTTACAATGTCCTCAGTGTCCTGTGCTGCGTTTTGGAAAACAGAGCCACAGTGCTGCAGGTATTTTTCATACAGGCTGACGGTGTGGGTATCCACCTGCTGGAGGGATTCATCACCAAGCTCCGCCCTCTGCAGGTTGACCAGGAAGTCGGTGTTGACTGGGCCGCACTCGATGATACTCACACTTACGGGACAGAGCAGCGAGTCAGTCGCATCAATCGACATTTCTATGCAGCGGAATGCAACACAACTCAAAAAACTCACTGGATGTTGAAGTGTTGCAGGAGAACAGCCAAACTCTCACAAGCTCCCTCTATTGCAAATTTACTGGCACAGTACACCACATTAAAGGGGAGACCTATGAGAGATGATTCGAGGTGTGTTATTTTAGCAGTTTCATTCATAGTACACGATATGGAACACTCAGTGTCTCCTCAGCTGTTTGCCTGTCTCACCGTGAAGCCCTCCAGTGCTGCCGGTGACGAGAATATGGCCTTGGCCCTGAGCCTTCATCTCGGGTAGGAAGGCCTGGATGGTCTGGATGGTACCTAAGAGGTTGACCTCCAGAATCTGCCTCATTGAGTCCAGGGACTGCAGCTCCAGTGGCCCCATCAGGCCCACACCAGCATTACACACTGCAACACGTGACGGTAAGGTCATTGTAATCCTAATTTGAACACAATGTGAGGAGGACTTACCCAGAATGTCCACTCTCTTCTCCACCACCCTGTCCCTCGCATCCAGAATGGACTGTTGGTCCGTCACGTCCATTTGGAGAATGTCCAAAGTGTCCTTGTGCAGGCCTTTCACACTCTCTAAAAGTCGCTCCTTCTTGCCCAAGTTCCTCATCGTAGCGTAGACTAAGCAGAAAGCAGCAGTCATGATTTAAAAGTCACTTGTTTGATGTTTATTGGCAAAAATATGTCTGTGTAACTGTATAATGCTGGTGTTTTGGTGAGGTCGCTTTCTTCCAGCGGCTTCCGACGCTTTGAATCTTACTACGCAAACAAAGAGAAACTGCTCTGTCCACATAAGCCTCATGCCTAAACCAACAATCAACAAAGAGGACGGAGGAAAGggcagagagtgagagtgaaaaaCGTTGTGGAAGATTGTTTACAGACTTTCTGGTGGTTGAAGGCCACCATACTTCCCTGgcaaatcttacacactggacctttaaaaggtGCTATATGTAAGACATGTCATTGGATAACATCATAAAAAGACCAAGACCATGTTATCAGAGATTAATGAAAAGTTTTAAATTTGGATTGCCGTACCTGTTTTAAACTGTAGTTGCATATCATCCATACAACCTCTTTAATGTTTTAcgtaaaaacaaatatacatattGTTAAGTATCATATAAACTTCAGTAATATAACATTTCATGGTATAAGAGGCCAATCGTGTAACATATCAATACATACGCTTCAGCACATCTAACATCTGAAAATGGAAAAACCACAGTGGTTCCACGCATGGATTGAATCAGTTGCAGACAGTCGTGTGAGAGTGTCATGCTGGTGGTGTAATGGTGTAGAGAAAGTTTCCTCGGAACACTAAAGGCCCCTTAATGCCAGCGGCACATTGTCTGAATATAgtaaacaatataataataataacagaataATGTTGGTCAGTGCATCTCTTCAAAATCCAGGTTTTCTCATCTTACAATTAACACATGATCATACACCAGAGTCCACATTTGCGAGGTCTGACCCAGGGTCGGCTCTCTAGGAAACAGGATTAAAGACCATTGTGGTTTAGGTGTCAGCTGTTGTTACCTTTGAACTTTTGGTCGGGGTCAGATGCCAGCCGGACAGCCAGGCTGAGGCCGATCCCCGAGGAGCAGCCCGTGATCAGGACCACCTTCTTGTCCATGGACCTCGGCTCACCCATGCTCTGAGTTCAGCTGGTGCAGAAATGACACCTATAAAATGAAATGGGCCAGGCAGATGGCTGGAGGCATGTGAAATGTCTTCTTCTCAGCATTGACACTCGACCTCAAGGCCAGTTAATTCTAAACATCGTTCTGCTATCGGCCACCTGGAGTCCTCCCATTTTATCTCACGTCCTTGTGTCTGTGgttccatctctctctttttttctttactgagATGTGGGAAAGAACCTTGTGGAAGGTTTAGTCGTGCAGCCCAAAGACGTAGTTTACACAAGACCTGCGATGACTGCTCTGGAATATCATCATCAGTTCATAAGTGTCTATGAAAAACCTGGTAAATGATGCCTTCTACCTGTCTAGCCTTGGACACGAGCACTAGGTGGCagcaaaacatacaaaataacaGTCCTGCACTACAGCATTATCCATAGGCCATGGATATGTGAGAGCTTGAAGGACCATTAACACAGCGAGAAGCACAAAGGACAACAATCACTGCCTATAGAATCAGATTCAGAACCCaaaatcagctttattggccaagtatgagACAGCACATACATTTGACAGTTTTATTCACTTGTATATAGAAACAGGACAACAACAGTGAGCTCACTGATGACCATTCAGCTTTTAAATCAAGCTCATGTGCAACAGTTGGCATGTGACCCAGCATGGTCTTGACTTGACTTTGTTGGCTGATGAAAGTTACAAAAAGGTAGTTGGAGGAGGTTTGAGTTGCTTTAAATTCTGGAGACACAAGGACttaaagtgtgtgtttcataTTCCAAATAATCTTAATAAGTCACATGTGATCACAGGGCTTTAGAGTTGAAACACCAGGTCAAGAAAACGTTACTCTTTATTTCCAGTAATCCATCTTATAAGTTATAATAGCAGGACACCTTGGCGTGAATGTGGCTAAGATTCCACTAGGTGGCAACAAAACTTCACGCCGTGTCCTTTTTGCTCCTTAGTGTTGAGTTAGTGTTCCCAGAGATGTTATGTAgattgtaaaataaacaatgtgAGAGCTGACAGTTTCTGTTGAGAAACAGCCTGAATTCAGACCCTGTGTTTATGCTGATGTTGTGAACATGAAGTTTCCCCCCATCACCATATGCTGTGCATGTATCGCCACTTTATTTCtgcacttaagtacaaaatCATGTGCATCTCATCTTAGTTTCtgtccaaaaacaaataaaacaattcaataGTTCAGCAGCttgattttgaaaagaaaagaactaaaaacaaaactactttTGCAAACGGGAGCAAACCAAGAAGGAATTTCCTGCCATTTTGTTGCATTCCTCCCATTGAGATGGCATCAGTTTGGCTGCTGTCCCGGAGTCTGTGGGACAGATAACACCAGGCCTTGAACCTCCTTTAAATATCAACAGCTCCCAAACATTGATGAAAAGCTCAAACTGCTTGAACTCTGGTCGCCAACACTGAATTTTCATCGTATCCATCAACTTATTATGAGGTTTTTGGTCATATACAATTCTTTGAAgtacacatacatgcatgctGCATAGCTACTGTTCTTGTAGAGGAGctgattcttgttttttttgttttgactatACAGGGAAAAATCAGTTTCGGTTGCTGTATTGGTTGTGTCTCATTTCCTTTCCCTCTCACCTGGGCTGCACTTCATCACTTCATTTTCCCTGAGTGTCCTGACAGCATGATACAGTCTGTGGTCCATGCATGCATTCCTGAGCTGCTTGCTTCTCCACGTGGCCTTCGGTCTCTCTGTGGCCCAGTATAATTACCCAAGGAAAGGTTTGCGGGGAGGCAAACAGTTGTCTGGAAAAGCCTTTAAAACACTTCCCAGAGACGTTAGGCCAACAGTGCAGAGTGTAAACAGACTTCTGAAGATCCTGCAGGGGCTCGGGGAAACAGCGAGGATGTCCCACGTGCACAGCTGTGTGTCTTTTGGTAGAAAGTGCTAGGAAAGTGTTTGTTGGAACTGGCTGTGGCAGCGGGCAGGCCTCGTGCTCCAGGGGGAAATGCATGAGCTGGAGCAGTCATTGATTTGGCACTGTGGCTGCTGACCGATGTGCAGAAGGGACAGAGCAGTGCAGCTTCTCTGCATGAGTCACATTGCGCTTGGCTGTtctcagacagacacagacgtgTTATAACGTCACGGCGTAGACACAATTCAAGGTTTGTGATATAGTAAGTGCGCAAGTGGCTGCAGAAGCAGATGTTCTCACAGGATGTTCCGTGTGAGATGAGCAGAAGTGAAACAGGTAAAAGCGCGGTGTGGTAAATGTGGCGACGCTGAAATGTCACGCTATACCTGGCAGCTGAACTGAATGCAGAGCTTTCATTTCTCACTGGTGTTTGCCTGAACCTGTCGAATAACGGGCTTGTGAAACTGTTGAAAACCTTAAACAACGAGAGGCTCTGAGATGATTCACCTCAACACTAATACCTTAGGGTGTCAATGTGCTGTGGAgcaactttgaactgtgaaaaAAGGTTtcatagagctgcaactgagCTTAAATAGCAGCAGTAATGGAAAGGATGGATGGTTGAAATAACTCAACATACATAAAGAATGGATGGCTGGAATAGTTTTAGAAATAGGAAGGTGAAACAGCTGAAGGTAAAGGAGGGATGGTTGGAATAGTTCACATAAGGTAATTGATGAATGGTAGCAACGAGTGAAAGTGACAAATGCGTGATGGAAA of Solea solea chromosome 16, fSolSol10.1, whole genome shotgun sequence contains these proteins:
- the hsd17b1 gene encoding estradiol 17-beta-dehydrogenase 1, with product MRNLGKKERLLESVKGLHKDTLDILQMDVTDQQSILDARDRVVEKRVDILVCNAGVGLMGPLELQSLDSMRQILEVNLLGTIQTIQAFLPEMKAQGQGHILVTGSTGGLHGLPFNVVYCASKFAIEGACESLAVLLQHFNIHVSIIECGPVNTDFLVNLQRAELGDESLQQVDTHTVSLYEKYLQHCGSVFQNAAQDTEDIVKVFLEAIQSPSPAFRYFTSGVVTPLTQLKIAEPDGSQCIRAMSKLIFTAEEN